A window of Mucilaginibacter robiniae genomic DNA:
ATGTAATTTTTGAGCATAGCTGTATTTATTTATTTTGAACAGTTACTTGGTTACTAATGCCTAAGGAATCCACAATATGCTGAACCAGATTACTTCTTTTCTCTTTACTCCAGCCTTTTACCACAAATACCTTATCGTAGTTAACTGGTTGATTACTAGCATTGGTACCGCTAATTTTTACATGCAATTGTGTTCCATCATCATCTATATCGGTGTGCATGCTACGCCTTTGGGTAGTTAGCTGAGCTACAGTTACTTTTTGTGGCGACACTGCTGATGGCGCAAATGTGCGAGGCTGTGAGGTATAGGTTACGCCTAATGAATCAGCAATTCGCTGTAACAAAGCATCTTTGTCAGTCTGACTCATACCTGCTACTGCAAATGTTTTATCGTAATCAACAGTTTTGTTATTTGTTGACCCGTAGAAGCTTACCGACATGGTTTTGCCATCATCATGTATGCTGTTGCTAAAACTTGTATGCTGTTTTTGTTGTGCAGCTGCGCTTCCTATCAATCCTGATAATAAAACGATGTAGGTTATTTTTTTCATTATGGTTATGATGTAGGTTACTTAGATAGTTCTTTGTTTTGGGGACGAATGTTATTCAGCGTTTTACCTTTCAGATAGCTCAAAGCTTTATTTAGCACCGGGTCATTGTTCTGAATAAAGTCTTTTACTGTAGGTTTTACTTCAATGTCGGGGTGTACACCGTAACCTACAAACTCGCGCCCATCAGGATAGGTGTCTTTTTTAGTGCAAACCCTGGCACTACCACCACCAGGTAACAGGAAATTGTAGGGCTGACCAGTGCTACCAAAAGTATTTTGCCCTATTTTAACCATGTGAGGCTGCTTATCAGCAAAAATCAAAAAGTCTTCAGCAGATGACGCTGTGTTATGACTGGTTAGAATAGCCGTTGGAACAACAATCTTGGGTTCTTTGACCCTATTTTGGTGTATGGATGAACTGGTAATTACTTCAGTACGCAAATCGTGGTTATCCAAATATGCTTTTGCAGCCCAATCACTATGAACGGTATCTTTTGGAGTCAAACCATTTCCCCATGCTTTATAAGAAGCTACATGTAAACGGCTTACCATTTTAGAACCATGTAAAACGGTAGAATCTGTCAGGTAATCCAGTATAGCTGTGCCGATGCTGGTGCTCCCACCACCGTTTTGCCGTAAGTCAATAATTAAGGCTTTTGCTTTACGTAGCTCAGGTAACTGCTGAATAAACAAACTATCAATCTTTTGATCCTCAAATGAGTTTAAGGCTAAGTAAGCAATCTGTCCAGGGTACCATTTAAAATCCAGCAACTTGAAGTCGGCAATTGTAGGGTAAAGTTCTTTTTCCTCAGTCTGAGCATGGGTAAGAGCTAAATTTTTTATTTGTCCTTTTGGAGTTTTGATAGTAATATCATATCGATCCCCCACAAAGCCACGCAGCAATCCGGATCGGGCATTGTCCTCTCTTACATAATCGGTTGATGAAGGGATGTAAGGCTTTACAAACTGGTTAATGTAAGCATCAGTCGGTAGTTTATTTACACTCACGATTTCGCTGCCCGTAGGTACTTCATCTTTGATGCTTAAGTTAGTATGTGTAATAATGGCTCTACCATCAATATTTTCAACCACCAAGCGGTACTTGCCAAACATGCTCGTCATGATTTGAGTTTGCTGCATTTGATTGGGGAAGTATATATTCGTATGTCCATCATTTAAAAAGGCACAAAAACGCTGCAGCTCTCGGTAGTACTCGTAATCGTTGGGTGTATGTTCAACAATCGGTATCATGGCCGTATAAAGGCTATCCCATGCTTTACGGTCTACTTTATCCAGGTAAACAAAGTTGTAATTCACCTCCTGCCAGAACTTAGAGAGGCCATAAACCTTTTCTTGCGGTTTTAAGGTATTAGGGGCCTGTGCGTGTGCATGAAAACAGGCTGCTGCAAGCGTTGATAGTAAGAGTGATTTCTTTAATAACTTCATGATGCGATGGGGATAGATTAATATTTTAGGTTTTACTCACTTCTTAAATTAGCTACCGGGTTAGCCAACGCAGCTTTAATAGTTTGGAAACTAATGGTAGCCATAGCCAACAATGCTGTTAACAGACCGGCCCCGGCAAAAATCCAGAGGTTAAGTTGTATTCGGTAAGGATAATTGTTTAAGAATTCATGCAGCCCCCACCAAGCCAATGGTGTGGCTATGGTGAAAGCAATGGCTACCAGCAACAGAAAATCTTTGGATAATAATGCACTTAGGTTTGCTGTACTTGCGCCCAGAACCTTGCGTATACCAATTTCTTTTACACGCTGCTCCATCGATAATGTAGCCAAGCCAAACAACCCCATACAGGAAATCAGGATAGCCATAATGGAGGCTGTCGTAATTATTTGTTTCCAGTGCTGTTCATTATTATACTGCTGAGCTAACCTACTTTCAAGAAAATCATAATTGCACGGGTAATCAGTAACCAGCTTACTGTAGATAGTTTGAATATATTGCAGCGCCTCCGGCTTTTTAGCAGGATCTATTTTCACCAGCAAATGGTGTAGCCGTTTTTGGCTGGATTTGTTAAGCAGCAACGGTTGAATAGTACTGTGTAATGAACTAAAATTAAAGTCTTTGCAAATACCTACTATAGTCATAGCACTTTTGCCCTCTTCTCCAATTTCCCATTTCACCGTTTTTCCAATCGGATTATCTGTCCAGCCTGCTTTTTTCACAAAAGCCTCGTTAACAATACAGCTATTACTATCGGCAGCACTGCTGTAAAAGTTGCGGCCTTTCAGTACTCCTATCTTTAACTCCGGAATAAAGTTTTCATCCGTAATAAAGTAAGGTTCGTTGTAAAGCTCTTGATTATCCAAGGTAAAGGTGGCCGAGTTCCACCCCGTAAAGGGTATACTTACAGCAGCAGTTTGCAGAATGTATGGTGATTGAGCAAAGGCATTTTTAAACAAATTCGGAGCAACAGGTTTATCATA
This region includes:
- a CDS encoding S41 family peptidase, which encodes MKLLKKSLLLSTLAAACFHAHAQAPNTLKPQEKVYGLSKFWQEVNYNFVYLDKVDRKAWDSLYTAMIPIVEHTPNDYEYYRELQRFCAFLNDGHTNIYFPNQMQQTQIMTSMFGKYRLVVENIDGRAIITHTNLSIKDEVPTGSEIVSVNKLPTDAYINQFVKPYIPSSTDYVREDNARSGLLRGFVGDRYDITIKTPKGQIKNLALTHAQTEEKELYPTIADFKLLDFKWYPGQIAYLALNSFEDQKIDSLFIQQLPELRKAKALIIDLRQNGGGSTSIGTAILDYLTDSTVLHGSKMVSRLHVASYKAWGNGLTPKDTVHSDWAAKAYLDNHDLRTEVITSSSIHQNRVKEPKIVVPTAILTSHNTASSAEDFLIFADKQPHMVKIGQNTFGSTGQPYNFLLPGGGSARVCTKKDTYPDGREFVGYGVHPDIEVKPTVKDFIQNNDPVLNKALSYLKGKTLNNIRPQNKELSK